One Gossypium hirsutum isolate 1008001.06 chromosome A11, Gossypium_hirsutum_v2.1, whole genome shotgun sequence genomic window carries:
- the LOC107891465 gene encoding 5'-adenylylsulfate reductase-like 5 — MGSSSVNLFFYIISICLIRCVWSSSVCSDEADVFIKNLHFQCSPSFSPIPPLKVDGNFLDRALSSKHRNGSTSVLFYAAWCPFSRSLYPKFDILSSMFPQIEHLAVEESSASPSIFSRYGIHSLPSILIVNQTSRVRYRGSKDLPSIIQFYEKTTGFEPVQYIAGNESVVLGDHNKYMIQLWNETPMEIVKREPYLAFALLFLCFRVLLSLFPEVLSRLKAFWISYAPHLNLEIFGETSQLFARALHMVDVRRVWTKLKLCKTRNFHQGAKSAHVWASSLASVSLGESSGRLSSSS; from the exons ATGGGTTCTTCTTCTGTTAATTTGTTTTTCTATATCATATCTATATGTTTAATACGCTGCGTTTGGAGTTCTTCTGTTTGCTCTGATGAAGCTGATGTGTTCATTAAAAATCTTCATTTTCAATGTTCTCCTTCGTTTTCTCCGATTCCCCCTCTCAAG GTGGATGGGAACTTCTTAGACCGAGCATTGTCTTCCAAACATAGAAATGGTTCCACTTCTGTGCTCTTTTATGCTGCCTGGTGCCCGTTCTCACGCAGTTTGTACCCAAAGTTCGACATTCTCAGTTCCATGTTTCCTCAAATTGAACATCTGGCAGTTGAAGAGTCTTCAGCTTCACCAAG CATATTTTCAAGATATGGAATTCATAGCTTGCCGTCAATTTTAATCGTGAACCAGACGTCAAGGGTACGATATCGTGGTTcaaaagatctcccctcaatcaTACAATTTTATGAGAAAACAACAG GATTTGAACCAGTTCAATATATTGCTGGAAACGAATCAGTTGTGTTAGGCGACCACAATAAATACATGATACAGTTGTGGAATGAAACCCCTATGGAGATAGTAAAACGGGAGCCCTACTTAGCATTTGCCTTGTTGTTTCTCTGTTTTAGAGTACTTCTATCCTTATTCCCTGAAGTACTGTCTCGTCTCAAGGCTTTCTGGATCTCTTATGCTCCGCACTTGAACTTGGAAATATTTGGTGAGACAAGTCAATTGTTTGCACGAGCCCTTCACATGGTTGATGTGAGGAGAGTTTGGACAAAACTCAAGCTATGCAAAACCAGGAACTTTCATCAAGGTGCAAAGAGTGCTCATGTTTGGGCTTCTTCACTGGCTTCTGTCTCTTTGGGTGAATCTTCTGGTAGATTATCATCCTCATCCTAG